In a single window of the Acetivibrio clariflavus DSM 19732 genome:
- the tpiA gene encoding triose-phosphate isomerase: MSRVKIAAGNWKMNKTAKEAVEFVEALKPRVADADAEVVVGVPFVCIPGVKKAVEGSNIKVAAQNIHWEEKGAFTGEVSGPMLADLGVDYVIIGHSERRQYFAETDETVNKKAHAVFKYGMKPIICVGESLTQREQGVTAELVRYQVKIALLGLTAEQVKETVIAYEPIWAIGTGKTATTEQAEEVCAIIRNVVKELYGDDVAQAIRIQYGGSVNAANAAELFAMPNIDGGLVGGASLKLDDFEKIAKYNK, encoded by the coding sequence ATGAGTAGAGTAAAAATAGCAGCAGGAAACTGGAAAATGAACAAGACAGCAAAAGAGGCTGTTGAATTTGTAGAAGCTTTAAAACCAAGAGTAGCGGATGCTGACGCTGAAGTTGTTGTTGGTGTACCTTTTGTTTGCATCCCTGGAGTTAAGAAAGCAGTTGAAGGTTCAAACATAAAAGTTGCTGCCCAGAATATTCACTGGGAGGAAAAAGGGGCATTTACCGGAGAAGTTTCCGGACCAATGCTTGCTGACCTTGGTGTTGATTACGTAATAATCGGACACTCTGAAAGAAGACAATATTTTGCTGAAACCGATGAAACCGTCAATAAAAAAGCTCATGCAGTGTTTAAATACGGTATGAAACCTATTATTTGTGTTGGTGAATCCCTTACTCAAAGAGAACAAGGGGTTACTGCTGAGTTGGTTAGATATCAGGTTAAAATTGCATTGCTTGGTTTAACTGCAGAACAGGTTAAGGAAACTGTTATTGCCTATGAACCCATTTGGGCAATAGGGACAGGGAAGACTGCTACAACTGAGCAGGCAGAGGAAGTTTGTGCAATTATCAGAAATGTAGTAAAAGAATTGTATGGCGATGATGTTGCACAGGCTATAAGAATTCAGTATGGTGGCAGTGTTAATGCTGCTAATGCGGCAGAACTTTTTGCTATGCCAAATATTGACGGTGGTCTTGTTGGAGGAGCAAGCCTTAAACTTGACGATTTTGAAAAAATAGCAAAATATAACAAATAA
- the gpmI gene encoding 2,3-bisphosphoglycerate-independent phosphoglycerate mutase — protein MKDRLVVLVILDGYGINPKTEGNAIAAANKPNMDRLMKEFPNTIVRTSGMDVGLPHGQMGNSEVGHTNIGAGRIVYQELTRITKSIEDGDFFEKKEFLDAIDNCKKNNSKLHLFGLVSDGGVHSHNTHLYALVELAKRQGLKDVYIHCFFDGRDVPPDSAKGYVEELEAKLKEIGVGKIASVMGRYYAMDRDNRWERVQLAYDAMVLGKGLEASNAGEAVAASYAREEYDEFVKPTVIKENGKPVATIGENDSIIFFNFRPDRAREITRTFIEEDFSGFKREKGYFPVKFVCMTQYDKTFKNVEVAFKPESLENTFGEYISKKGYRQLRIAETEKYAHVTFFFNGGVEAVYEGEDRVLIPSPKVATYDLKPEMSAYEVTDEVVKRINSKEYDVIILNYANSDMVGHTGVFEAAKAAVEAVDECIGRVVSAVQAQNGVVLITADHGNSEQMVDYETGGPFTAHTTNPVPLIVVGLGDVKLREGRLADLAPTMLDIMNLEKPKEMTGESLIVKG, from the coding sequence ATGAAAGACAGATTAGTAGTATTGGTAATATTAGACGGATATGGCATTAATCCAAAGACAGAAGGTAATGCCATAGCAGCAGCAAACAAACCTAACATGGACAGATTGATGAAGGAATTTCCAAATACAATTGTAAGAACAAGCGGAATGGATGTAGGTCTTCCCCATGGACAGATGGGTAACTCCGAAGTGGGACATACCAATATTGGTGCCGGAAGGATTGTTTATCAGGAGTTAACCCGCATAACTAAGTCCATAGAGGATGGCGATTTCTTCGAAAAGAAAGAGTTTTTGGATGCAATAGACAATTGTAAAAAGAACAACTCCAAACTTCATTTATTCGGCCTTGTATCCGATGGAGGTGTACACAGCCACAATACTCATCTTTATGCTTTGGTTGAATTGGCTAAAAGACAAGGTTTAAAAGATGTATATATACACTGCTTCTTTGACGGAAGGGATGTTCCGCCAGACAGTGCCAAAGGTTATGTTGAAGAGCTTGAAGCTAAGCTTAAGGAAATCGGAGTGGGTAAAATAGCTTCGGTTATGGGAAGATATTACGCAATGGACAGAGACAACAGATGGGAAAGAGTTCAGCTTGCTTATGATGCAATGGTGCTTGGCAAAGGACTTGAAGCATCCAATGCTGGAGAAGCTGTTGCAGCTTCATATGCAAGAGAGGAATACGATGAATTTGTTAAACCTACAGTTATCAAAGAAAACGGTAAGCCTGTTGCCACTATCGGTGAAAACGATTCAATAATTTTCTTTAACTTCAGACCTGATAGGGCAAGAGAAATTACAAGAACCTTTATTGAAGAAGATTTTAGCGGATTTAAAAGAGAAAAGGGATATTTTCCGGTTAAATTTGTCTGCATGACCCAGTATGACAAGACCTTTAAGAACGTTGAAGTGGCGTTTAAACCGGAAAGTCTTGAAAATACTTTCGGCGAATACATAAGCAAGAAGGGTTACAGACAGTTGCGTATTGCCGAAACGGAAAAATATGCCCATGTTACTTTCTTCTTTAACGGTGGGGTTGAAGCGGTATACGAAGGAGAAGACAGAGTTCTTATCCCTTCACCGAAGGTTGCAACTTACGACCTTAAGCCTGAAATGAGTGCTTATGAAGTTACCGATGAAGTGGTAAAAAGAATCAATTCAAAAGAATATGATGTTATAATTCTGAATTATGCCAACTCTGATATGGTTGGACACACTGGTGTCTTTGAAGCAGCTAAAGCTGCTGTTGAGGCTGTTGATGAATGTATAGGTAGAGTTGTATCGGCTGTACAGGCTCAAAACGGAGTAGTCCTTATAACTGCAGACCACGGTAACTCAGAGCAAATGGTAGATTATGAAACGGGAGGACCTTTCACTGCTCACACAACTAATCCTGTTCCGCTAATAGTAGTAGGTCTTGGCGATGTCAAACTCAGAGAAGGAAGACTTGCTGATTTGGCACCTACCATGCTCGACATAATGAATTTGGAAAAGCCTAAGGAAATGACCGGTGAATCTTTAATAGTTAAAGGATAA
- a CDS encoding polymorphic toxin-type HINT domain-containing protein — protein MKKSKRLFSLIISCVLLLQIITSTTIFGFAESTYAEEMSETNKGLVGDVDGNGEINSIDYAYMKMVLLGIRKDFPIEDGLWAADVNGDGNFNSIDCAYMKMYLLGRIKEFPKKNIVVTPTSTPTITATPTITPTPTAPVQTIEPIPNDVARNKIAICSSFIGEGYDADKAIDGILNSMWKAEGFEQWIRIDLGNEYTLNKTEFVVDGNKAYKYKIEVSMDDDNYTVIVDKTSNTSESDTYTDGFQETKARFVKLTITGVEGSLDETIGIKEFRAFRTQQEPFPSVLPMPSPIIVTDYIRPYVTLELQTEKVSVNEKIQIKTAATDDVGVENRTLKVNGTEIALNDDGTAEYIPDTAGVYKVEFFAQDAAGNEGYASKEFRCVTASDGTKPQASITTPEFGTYVTMPINIMGTAMDANICNYILEYSEKGQNNYIRFAEGTTNVESGVLGTFDPNTVKSGLYDIRLTVYDKGGLSNQTVTTVFADGKMTLRNFSIAYTDISIPVVNGMPLEMKRYYDSTNRSKGDFGYGWTSEIDGIKLVESCKLSEGWSKNYAMGVYFVKEDKPHYIVISYPDGKTDKFAVKLKNIYATDPLGYYSLGTEGMGTFEVIFEPVAGTYSKLVAENMEVHIYNSLFGNKFGLWKYFIDEFSDEVYSPGKYTLTTQDGKVIKFNSSGKVESITDSYGVKITPQTDGLLYTRGSVTKKLSYTKADGVIKSASDLENNSVIYEYDKYGDLVSITDLENHKTKFVYDSEHRIIKVINSNNEVITRNVYDEAGRLVYIYDAAGRRSEFTQQTVDSKEVITFTDRRNNPTVYTFNADGNLESVMDAAGYTTTYTYKDNGLVDTITGPKGSFKYDYEMNSNGTIKKVRITDEAENYMECNYDAKGKIDTISDYSNTALNLLDNDYDNYGRLVKTKDGNGGTISLKYDSSGRVESVTDQMNKEILKLYYDNVTGNLASYTDANNTVTTFGDYDANGRWRRAEFTRTVSEGITEVVTTINVYDNMGRIVENIDGAGRVSSVSYNGIGKIDTFTDKYNNTVEYKYDCLGNLAEVIYQDGSSEKYTYDEEGNVTSYTDRNSKTTYYTYDAMNRLESIVYQDGSTVKYEYNGAGDIKKVTDQRGNVTEYQYDSLGRLEYVFNSAKPEDKIQYIYSNKPYPDEMVDGKGNRFVYSYNANGQLEKIKYSDNTTFEIEYDAAGRISTVKDQNEKVTKYDYDAAGNLEKVTLAYGIEGKEEVWSYDYDEAGNLTSITDPRGKVTKMEYDNVGRLKKQILPMKMNLEADYNDDEREVTVTDYNKNSIVYKYDDNLRLCIKETGDGNTVYFEYTNEGYVKKVIDKNGTTSYEYDDLHRLIKKTNPDNSTVEYFYDWAGNCTGIKTKGGATSYVYDVYNRLSKVISRDNKTTRYMYDAVGNLEYVLYPDGYKIQYVYDDQNRLTDIYRIKPDGETVEYSYHYELGYAGERKKVTESSGRIVVYTYDDCYRLKEEKITDPLLGNRVISYEYDKAGNRIEKNDNGIITVYEPDDNNRIRSAGSVKYDYDDNGNLKSKVDGNIVTTYQYDAENRLISVTETESGVLTNVETYEYDWEGNRISKTTNGVVTKYLVDSLGLSRVIEERDGNGNLLAYYTYGNELISQTRNGVTSYFQYDGLGNVRRLTDEEGNVTDTYVYDAFGNILNRTGTTVNSYMFAGEQYDANTGFYYLRARYMNPALGNFISMDPYSGSIYDPTSLHKYLYANASPVNFTDPTGYFTIPEILASFQIHGVMNTLRCVALSSLLNAAKGGIAGAVFGGIDAALGGRDIVEGVMQGTISGAAFGALATFAELRLILGVFGLENGVEGVFEAIEEGDYDLAAWRAVTTIAALISLGSELFNRSACFTEETLIYTKDGYKEIKDIQVGDEVYSENPETGEKGLKRVLNVFVNEIKELVHLKVGDQEIKTTSTHPFWVEGKGWVDAGELKPGDRLVMYSGEVLEVDEAYVEYLDRSVKVYNFEVEDWHTYFVSEYNVFVHNTVCGDSRVGNTQGSSKRITNRNGRKGGEAHQSVVNNIKASNASGKIVREHYFRTPGGTKNYRFADAVEMVNGNIKRIYQVGKVNKNGLPVLRESLAIYDIMNSPKYNGAPIYFLPYNANIGPIIYTY, from the coding sequence ATGAAGAAGAGTAAAAGACTATTTTCTTTGATCATTTCCTGTGTGTTATTGCTACAAATAATAACATCCACTACTATATTTGGTTTTGCTGAATCAACTTATGCTGAAGAAATGTCGGAAACCAATAAAGGGCTGGTGGGTGACGTTGACGGAAATGGGGAAATTAATAGTATTGACTATGCCTATATGAAAATGGTACTTCTTGGAATAAGAAAAGATTTTCCGATAGAAGACGGTTTATGGGCAGCAGACGTTAACGGTGATGGCAATTTTAACAGTATTGATTGTGCATACATGAAAATGTATTTGCTTGGCAGAATTAAGGAATTTCCAAAGAAAAATATTGTAGTAACACCTACTTCAACACCAACAATAACTGCCACACCAACTATAACACCAACACCGACAGCTCCTGTACAAACAATCGAGCCAATACCCAATGATGTGGCAAGAAATAAAATTGCGATATGTTCATCTTTTATAGGGGAAGGCTATGATGCTGACAAAGCTATTGACGGAATACTGAATTCCATGTGGAAAGCAGAAGGTTTTGAACAGTGGATCAGAATTGATTTGGGAAATGAATATACACTGAATAAAACCGAGTTTGTAGTTGATGGAAACAAAGCTTATAAGTACAAAATTGAAGTTTCAATGGATGATGACAATTACACTGTTATAGTTGATAAGACATCCAATACTTCTGAATCTGATACATACACCGACGGTTTCCAGGAGACAAAGGCAAGGTTTGTGAAGCTTACAATAACAGGTGTTGAAGGAAGTCTTGATGAAACTATTGGAATAAAGGAGTTTAGAGCATTCAGAACACAGCAGGAGCCATTCCCTTCAGTATTACCTATGCCATCTCCAATAATTGTGACAGACTACATAAGGCCCTATGTAACACTAGAACTCCAGACTGAGAAAGTATCTGTGAACGAGAAAATTCAAATAAAAACTGCAGCAACCGATGATGTGGGAGTCGAAAACAGGACTTTAAAAGTAAACGGAACTGAAATTGCATTGAATGATGATGGAACAGCAGAGTATATACCGGATACAGCCGGAGTATATAAAGTTGAGTTTTTTGCACAGGATGCTGCCGGCAATGAAGGATATGCTTCAAAAGAGTTTCGATGTGTGACGGCTTCTGATGGTACTAAACCTCAGGCATCAATAACAACACCGGAGTTCGGAACTTATGTAACTATGCCAATAAACATAATGGGAACAGCAATGGACGCAAATATATGCAATTATATATTGGAATATAGTGAAAAAGGTCAAAACAACTATATACGCTTCGCTGAAGGTACAACCAATGTTGAATCCGGAGTTCTGGGGACCTTTGATCCCAATACCGTAAAAAGCGGTTTGTATGATATAAGACTTACTGTATATGATAAGGGAGGTCTATCAAACCAGACTGTTACTACTGTTTTTGCAGACGGTAAAATGACATTGAGAAACTTTAGTATTGCATATACGGACATTTCGATACCTGTTGTAAATGGAATGCCTTTGGAAATGAAAAGGTATTATGACAGTACCAACAGAAGCAAGGGTGATTTTGGCTATGGCTGGACTTCCGAAATAGACGGCATAAAACTTGTGGAGAGCTGTAAGCTGTCAGAAGGCTGGTCTAAAAATTATGCAATGGGTGTTTATTTTGTCAAGGAAGATAAGCCGCATTATATTGTAATTTCCTATCCTGATGGAAAGACTGATAAATTTGCAGTCAAGCTCAAGAATATCTATGCAACCGATCCTTTGGGCTATTATAGCTTAGGTACCGAAGGAATGGGTACTTTTGAAGTGATATTCGAGCCCGTTGCCGGAACTTATTCAAAGCTTGTGGCTGAGAATATGGAAGTGCATATATACAACAGCTTGTTTGGCAACAAATTCGGTTTATGGAAGTACTTCATAGACGAATTTTCTGATGAAGTCTACAGTCCAGGTAAATACACCTTGACAACCCAGGACGGAAAGGTAATAAAATTCAATTCTTCAGGAAAAGTAGAAAGCATTACCGATTCCTATGGTGTCAAAATCACTCCTCAAACAGATGGACTCTTGTATACAAGGGGTTCTGTTACAAAGAAGCTAAGTTATACAAAGGCTGACGGAGTTATTAAAAGTGCATCGGATTTGGAAAATAACAGTGTAATATACGAATATGACAAGTATGGAGATCTGGTTTCAATTACCGATTTGGAAAATCATAAGACAAAATTTGTTTATGACAGTGAGCACAGGATAATAAAAGTGATTAATTCCAATAATGAAGTTATAACCCGAAATGTATACGATGAGGCGGGAAGACTTGTCTATATCTACGATGCTGCCGGCAGAAGGAGTGAGTTTACGCAGCAGACGGTGGATTCAAAAGAGGTCATAACCTTTACCGATAGAAGAAATAATCCCACTGTTTATACCTTTAATGCCGATGGTAATCTGGAAAGTGTCATGGATGCGGCCGGTTACACCACAACTTATACATACAAGGACAATGGGCTGGTGGATACCATTACAGGCCCTAAGGGAAGCTTTAAATACGATTATGAAATGAATTCCAACGGCACAATAAAGAAAGTCAGGATTACCGATGAAGCTGAAAACTATATGGAGTGTAACTATGATGCCAAAGGTAAGATAGATACAATATCCGACTATTCCAATACGGCGCTGAATTTATTGGACAATGACTACGATAACTACGGGAGATTGGTGAAGACAAAGGACGGAAACGGCGGCACCATAAGCTTGAAATATGATTCATCCGGCCGGGTTGAATCGGTTACCGATCAGATGAACAAAGAGATACTTAAACTATATTATGACAATGTAACCGGAAACTTGGCTTCATATACCGATGCAAACAATACTGTGACAACTTTTGGCGACTATGATGCCAATGGAAGATGGAGAAGGGCAGAGTTTACCAGGACAGTAAGTGAAGGAATTACTGAGGTAGTGACTACAATAAACGTTTATGACAACATGGGACGCATAGTTGAGAATATTGACGGTGCAGGAAGGGTTTCAAGTGTATCCTACAATGGAATAGGAAAAATAGATACTTTTACCGACAAATATAATAACACGGTGGAATATAAATATGACTGCCTTGGAAATCTGGCAGAAGTGATTTACCAGGACGGAAGCAGTGAAAAATACACCTATGACGAAGAAGGTAATGTAACTTCCTATACCGACAGGAATTCCAAAACTACATACTACACCTACGATGCCATGAACCGCTTGGAAAGCATTGTATACCAGGACGGTTCCACAGTAAAATATGAGTACAATGGTGCCGGAGACATAAAAAAGGTGACCGACCAGAGGGGAAATGTTACCGAGTATCAATATGACAGCCTGGGTAGACTAGAATATGTCTTTAATTCGGCAAAACCTGAGGATAAGATTCAATACATCTACAGCAACAAACCCTATCCCGATGAAATGGTGGATGGGAAGGGCAATCGATTTGTATACAGTTATAATGCCAACGGACAGTTGGAAAAAATAAAATACTCCGATAACACCACTTTTGAGATTGAGTACGACGCGGCAGGAAGAATTTCAACAGTAAAAGACCAGAATGAGAAAGTTACAAAATATGATTATGATGCAGCAGGAAATCTTGAAAAGGTTACTTTGGCCTATGGCATAGAAGGTAAGGAAGAAGTTTGGAGTTATGATTACGATGAAGCTGGAAATTTAACAAGCATAACCGACCCTAGGGGCAAAGTGACAAAAATGGAGTATGACAACGTGGGAAGGCTGAAAAAACAGATCCTTCCTATGAAGATGAACTTAGAGGCTGATTACAATGACGACGAGAGGGAAGTAACCGTAACCGATTACAATAAAAATTCAATTGTATATAAATACGACGATAACTTAAGGCTTTGCATAAAAGAAACAGGGGACGGAAATACCGTTTACTTCGAATATACCAATGAGGGGTATGTAAAGAAAGTCATCGATAAAAACGGCACAACAAGTTATGAATATGATGACCTGCACCGACTGATAAAGAAAACAAACCCGGACAACAGTACCGTGGAGTATTTCTACGACTGGGCAGGCAATTGTACCGGAATAAAGACAAAAGGCGGAGCAACTAGCTATGTATACGATGTATACAACCGCCTGAGCAAAGTAATTTCAAGGGACAATAAAACAACCCGATACATGTATGATGCCGTTGGGAACCTTGAGTATGTATTGTATCCTGACGGGTATAAGATCCAATACGTTTATGACGATCAAAACAGGCTAACCGATATATATAGGATAAAACCGGATGGAGAAACGGTAGAATACTCATACCACTATGAATTAGGCTATGCCGGAGAACGGAAAAAGGTAACGGAAAGTAGCGGGCGTATAGTGGTATATACTTATGATGATTGCTACAGGCTAAAGGAAGAAAAAATAACCGATCCATTGCTTGGAAATAGAGTAATAAGCTATGAATATGACAAGGCGGGCAACAGGATTGAAAAGAACGACAATGGAATAATAACCGTTTATGAGCCTGATGACAATAACAGGATTAGAAGTGCGGGCAGCGTTAAATACGATTATGATGACAACGGAAACTTAAAATCCAAAGTAGACGGAAATATTGTAACCACTTACCAATATGATGCCGAGAACCGGTTGATATCGGTGACCGAAACCGAATCCGGGGTGTTAACAAATGTTGAAACCTATGAATATGACTGGGAAGGCAACCGGATAAGCAAAACTACCAACGGAGTGGTTACAAAATACCTGGTAGACAGCCTTGGTCTTTCCCGCGTGATTGAAGAGCGAGACGGAAATGGCAATCTGCTGGCATACTACACCTATGGAAATGAGCTGATAAGCCAGACAAGAAATGGTGTAACAAGCTACTTCCAGTACGACGGCCTTGGAAATGTAAGAAGACTCACCGATGAAGAGGGCAATGTAACCGATACATATGTATATGATGCCTTCGGTAATATACTTAACAGAACCGGAACGACAGTGAACAGCTACATGTTTGCGGGTGAGCAATACGACGCAAACACCGGATTCTACTACTTAAGGGCAAGGTACATGAACCCTGCATTGGGCAATTTCATAAGCATGGACCCGTACAGCGGAAGTATTTATGACCCGACAAGCCTGCACAAGTATCTGTATGCCAATGCAAGTCCTGTGAACTTCACCGACCCGACGGGATATTTCACCATACCGGAAATTCTGGCATCCTTCCAGATACATGGAGTTATGAACACACTAAGGTGTGTAGCCCTATCATCATTGCTAAATGCAGCAAAAGGTGGAATTGCAGGTGCGGTATTCGGAGGAATAGATGCAGCCTTAGGCGGAAGAGACATAGTGGAAGGAGTAATGCAGGGAACGATAAGCGGTGCCGCTTTTGGGGCATTGGCTACGTTTGCAGAGTTAAGGCTGATATTGGGAGTATTCGGTTTAGAGAACGGAGTAGAAGGAGTATTTGAGGCAATAGAAGAAGGCGATTATGACCTTGCTGCATGGAGAGCAGTAACAACAATAGCTGCATTAATATCATTGGGCAGTGAACTGTTTAACAGATCAGCATGCTTTACAGAAGAGACACTGATATATACAAAAGACGGATACAAAGAGATAAAGGACATCCAGGTTGGAGATGAGGTATACTCTGAGAATCCCGAGACAGGAGAAAAGGGATTAAAGAGGGTACTGAACGTATTTGTAAATGAAATAAAAGAACTGGTACACTTAAAAGTAGGAGACCAGGAGATAAAGACAACATCAACCCATCCCTTCTGGGTGGAAGGAAAAGGCTGGGTAGATGCCGGAGAGTTAAAACCCGGTGACAGGCTTGTAATGTACTCAGGCGAAGTGCTTGAGGTGGATGAAGCCTATGTAGAGTATCTGGATAGGTCTGTAAAGGTGTATAATTTTGAAGTAGAAGACTGGCATACCTACTTTGTGTCGGAGTATAATGTATTTGTACACAATACAGTATGCGGCGACTCAAGAGTTGGAAATACTCAGGGAAGTTCTAAGCGCATAACTAATCGAAATGGAAGAAAAGGTGGTGAAGCTCATCAGTCGGTAGTAAATAATATAAAAGCTTCTAATGCATCGGGAAAAATTGTACGTGAACATTATTTTAGAACGCCAGGAGGGACAAAAAATTATAGATTTGCAGATGCAGTAGAGATGGTTAATGGAAATATTAAAAGAATATATCAGGTTGGGAAAGTTAATAAAAATGGATTACCGGTGCTAAGAGAGTCTCTTGCTATTTATGATATAATGAATTCTCCGAAATACAATGGAGCACCTATATATTTTCTACCCTATAACGCAAATATAGGTCCTATAATTTATACATATTAG
- a CDS encoding polymorphic toxin-type HINT domain-containing protein encodes MKDEEGNVTDTYVYDAFGNILNRTGTTVNSYMFAGEQYDANTGFYYLRARYMNPALGNFISMDPYSGSIYDPTSLHKYLYANASPVNFTDPTGYFTIPEILASFQIHGVMNTLRCVALSSLLNAAKGGIAGAVFGGIDAALGGRDIVEGVMQGTISGAAFGALATFAELRLILGVFGLENGVEGVFEAIEEGDYDLAAWRAVTTIAALISLGSELFNRSACFTEETLIYTKDGYKEIKDIQVGDEVYSENPETGEKGLKRVLNVFVNEIKELVHLKVGDQEIKTTSTHPFWVERKGWVDAGELKPGDRLVMYSGEVLEVDEAYVEYLDRPVKVYNFEVEDWHTYFVSEYNVFVHNAECGVGKGSANPKVKDAAARGRKMHRDYDYGDGVVKEKRLPSGKRMDGYDADSKLIHELKPNNPKAIKRGMKQLDLYIDEANREYGPGHSGKLHTYD; translated from the coding sequence ATTAAAGATGAAGAGGGCAATGTAACCGATACATATGTATATGATGCCTTCGGTAATATACTTAACAGAACCGGAACGACAGTGAACAGCTACATGTTTGCGGGTGAGCAATACGACGCAAACACCGGATTCTACTACTTAAGGGCAAGGTATATGAACCCTGCATTGGGCAATTTCATAAGCATGGACCCGTACAGCGGAAGTATTTATGACCCGACAAGCCTGCACAAGTATCTGTATGCCAATGCAAGTCCTGTGAACTTCACCGACCCGACGGGATATTTCACCATACCGGAAATTCTGGCATCCTTCCAGATACATGGAGTTATGAACACACTAAGGTGTGTAGCCCTATCATCATTGCTAAATGCAGCAAAAGGTGGAATTGCAGGTGCGGTATTCGGAGGAATAGATGCAGCCTTAGGCGGAAGAGACATAGTGGAAGGAGTAATGCAGGGAACGATAAGCGGTGCCGCTTTTGGGGCATTGGCTACGTTTGCAGAGTTAAGGCTGATATTGGGAGTATTCGGTTTAGAGAACGGAGTAGAAGGAGTATTTGAGGCAATAGAAGAAGGCGATTATGACCTTGCTGCATGGAGAGCAGTAACAACAATAGCTGCATTAATATCATTGGGCAGTGAACTGTTTAACAGATCAGCATGCTTTACAGAAGAGACACTGATATATACAAAAGACGGATACAAAGAGATAAAGGACATCCAGGTTGGAGATGAGGTATACTCTGAGAATCCCGAGACAGGAGAAAAGGGATTAAAGAGGGTACTGAACGTATTTGTAAATGAAATAAAAGAACTGGTACACTTAAAAGTAGGAGACCAGGAGATAAAGACAACATCAACCCATCCCTTCTGGGTGGAAAGAAAAGGCTGGGTAGATGCCGGGGAGTTAAAACCCGGTGACAGACTTGTAATGTACTCAGGAGAGGTACTTGAGGTAGATGAAGCCTATGTAGAATATCTGGATAGACCAGTAAAGGTGTACAATTTTGAAGTAGAAGACTGGCATACCTACTTTGTATCGGAGTATAATGTATTTGTACACAATGCAGAATGTGGTGTGGGAAAAGGAAGTGCTAATCCTAAAGTTAAAGATGCGGCAGCAAGAGGAAGAAAGATGCACAGAGACTATGATTATGGAGATGGAGTTGTAAAAGAAAAAAGACTTCCCTCAGGAAAAAGAATGGATGGATATGATGCTGATAGTAAACTAATACATGAGCTTAAGCCCAACAATCCTAAAGCAATAAAAAGAGGTATGAAGCAGCTTGACCTATATATAGATGAGGCAAATAGAGAGTATGGACCAGGTCACTCAGGTAAACTGCATACATATGATTAA
- a CDS encoding polymorphic toxin-type HINT domain-containing protein — protein MFNRTACFTEETLIYTKDGYKEIKEIQVGDEVYSENPETGEKGLKRVLNVFANEIKELVHLKVGDQKIKTTSTHPFWVEGIGWVDAGELKPGGRLVMYSGEVLEVKEAYVEYLDRPVKVYNFEVEDWHTYFVSEYNVFVHNTVCGDSGVGNKGTSKTAVKIGDDFGKLGKVVENPGLKVDWGQYSKHGLGRMMERNVTTDMVNDWVRNGKVLQQSGGQYLFVTREGAAVVNPNGKLITVMSKYDFDEVMENVVNKLFGN, from the coding sequence TTGTTTAATAGAACAGCATGCTTTACAGAAGAGACACTGATATATACAAAAGACGGGTACAAAGAGATAAAGGAAATCCAGGTTGGAGATGAGGTGTATTCTGAAAATCCCGAAACAGGAGAAAAGGGATTAAAGAGGGTACTGAACGTATTTGCAAATGAAATAAAAGAACTGGTACACTTAAAAGTAGGAGACCAGAAGATAAAGACAACATCAACCCATCCTTTCTGGGTGGAAGGAATAGGCTGGGTAGATGCCGGGGAGTTAAAACCCGGTGGCAGACTTGTAATGTACTCGGGAGAAGTGCTTGAGGTAAAAGAAGCCTATGTAGAATATCTGGATAGACCAGTAAAGGTGTATAATTTTGAAGTAGAAGACTGGCATACATACTTTGTGTCGGAGTATAATGTATTTGTACACAATACAGTATGCGGCGACTCAGGAGTTGGAAATAAGGGAACGAGTAAGACTGCAGTAAAGATAGGAGATGATTTTGGTAAATTAGGAAAGGTTGTTGAAAACCCTGGGTTAAAAGTTGACTGGGGTCAATATTCCAAACATGGATTAGGAAGGATGATGGAACGAAATGTAACAACAGATATGGTTAATGACTGGGTAAGAAATGGTAAGGTTCTTCAACAAAGCGGAGGACAATACCTGTTCGTGACAAGAGAGGGTGCTGCTGTTGTTAATCCAAATGGAAAGCTTATAACAGTTATGTCAAAGTATGACTTTGATGAAGTGATGGAAAATGTTGTTAACAAGTTATTTGGGAATTAG